In Melospiza georgiana isolate bMelGeo1 chromosome 20, bMelGeo1.pri, whole genome shotgun sequence, the sequence GGCCAGGCTGCCTGAGGAGCTGGGTGGTGACAAGGACATCGAAGGTCAGGCATCACAATCTCACCCTGGTGTGGGgcatgggcagggctgtggggctgtgccagggctggtggtgccagggcagggttcTGTGCTCACTCCAGGGGCTGCTAAGGACAAGATTTTCTCgaaccctgctgctctgccctggttttgcaggcaggagctgcctcgTGTGAGAGGCATCTTGACACTAAGCAGAATTTGCTGCCGGAGGGACTTTCCCTTAAtaggcaggagagcagcagctcggTGGAGAGCTCTGAGGGACCCTCTCCTCCCTGATGGCTGGCCCTGGACTACAAACAGTCCCTGGGGACTATCAGCGCCACAGCATCCTGCCGTaaccctccagccctgctggcactgcccatcCCATGgtgccaccctgctctgcccatcccATCGTGCCACCCCTGTTCTctgccagcactggagacccagctgtcacacagcccctttccctgtgccccagcagaaGCTCTGTGTGATGAGGGAAGGGATTTGGTGATTTCTCCTCCTCAGGGCACCCTCCTCTTCTTCCATTGCATGGGTCgggaacagggatgggagatctagagcagagctgggagtgggGCAAAAGCAGCATCCCCCCTTCCCAAGGCACCCCCAGCAGCAAAACCctaaatatcctttttttttctgagcaaacCCGGGTGAGATGGAGGGGAATGACAGGACAGAGTGACCCACAGGAGCAAAACCCTAAATATCCTTTTTTCCAAGCAAACCCAGGTGAGATGAGGGGAAGGCCGGGACGGGGTGACCCCCAGCAGCAAAACCCTAAATATCCTTTTTTCCGAGCAAACCCAGGTGAGATGGAGGGGAATGACAGGATAGAGTGACCCACAGGAGCAAAACCCTAAATATCCTTTTTTCCGAGCAAACCCAGGTGAGATGAGGGGAAGGCCGGGACGGGGTGACCCGCAGGAGGCGGGGAGTGCAGTCCGCGCTCTCATCTCCCGAAGCGGAAGGTGAAGCCCCCTTTTTTCCTGTTGTAGCCGGTGAGTTCCTCcgccaggctgcccagggctccgcTGCGCTTCTCCCCTCCCGCGGGCAGCGCCTCGGGGCCGCCGCTCCGGCCCGGCCGCGTCCCGAGCAGCTCCCGGGCGATGCTCAGCAGCGCGTCCCGCTCCTCCTCGCTCCTCCGCCGCTTCGGGGCTGCCCTCCAGCCGGCACCCCGGCCCTCCGTGTGCCAGCCGGGACCCAGCGGAGCCCCTTCCCCGGGCTGCGCCGGCTCCCAGCGCTCGCCCGGGGGGAAGCAGGCGCCCAGGCTcagcaggaacaggcaggaCAGCGAGTAGCGTGCTCTCATCTGggggaggcacagggaggggagggaatggcaggggagcagggggtgccctgggctgttccccatccctgcggcagcacccccaaaccagccctgctAGAACCCCCCAAGCAcccactgctcctcctgcagcagcacccagccccaGAGAGGGTCTGAGCTCCCCCAtgccttcccttcctcttcccagaaagaggaaacaggtattattattattattattattattattattattattattattactactactactactattattattactactattactaTGCAGATATTGCCTtaaaagctgctgcaggtgctgtgggccaggctctctgctCCACCCAAGGAGTTTGtttctccctcctgctccagacCCAGACGCACTCAAGCcctttcctgcccttcccaacGCTCCTTAGCCCGGAGGTTTCACTTCAGTTTCACCCCTACCTTTTCCAcaccttccctctgctctgttcTCTCCCTTTTTGCTCCCCGTTTCCCATCAGGGATCCAAATTTCTGAGTCCCATCCTGGggtctgggggtgctgtgcGTCCCCAGCTGTTTCCCCCAGCCTTTCACTgctccccagctgtgctgcccatcGAGGCAGGGCTGTaaggcagacagacagacagacacacggGCACCAGTCACTCACCTCTGCCCCTCGGTGCTGCCCAGTGCTGCCTCCCCTGGCacctctctgccagccctgagtCCGGATGAGTGGCCAGCCCACCCTGGGCCATTAAATAGCCACGGGCGCTGATTGCCAGGTCACCCCTGGGCTGTGGCCACGGGGAGAGGAGGGTGGGACcctgggggacagaggggacaggggttGGTGGAGCTGCCACAATGGGAACGCAGCAACGCCACTCATTAACACTGCTGCTGTCTGCTGCCTCATCTGGAGAGCGGCTGGGAGCTGGCCTTGTGTCCCTGGCAGCTGtcaggggtgctgcagggatggagggtcTCATCTGGGGTACAAGTGTGGCCCCTTCATATGGCTGGTGTGTCCTGTGTGCAGCTCTTGGGGGTCCCACCCATCTGTTTGTGTGCACAGGCACCACTGGAGACCCCAAACCCGCCCAGGGCCCGGCCCCACATGGACATGACCAAGTGCTCCCACCCTCCCTggtcagcacacacagccccattgcTGCAACATGGTCCCCAAGgcaccctgctgtcccctccaggtgtgtcctggctgtggcagtggAATTggagtgggcagcagggagggactgGGGCATTGCTCGGTGCTCTGTCCATCAGAGCAGGTCCCCGTGGCACAGAGAGTGCCGCCCTGACAGTGCCAAGGCCACCCCAATGTCCTGCAGGGCCTTGGTTtgggctggagctctggggagcCTCCTCAGCCCCTGGGTGTCTCAGCTCTTGTTTTGCAGGGTGGTTTTGGTGTGGTGGCCAAgtccccagggatgctgtgccaTGAGCCTGGCATGGTGAAGGATCCATCCCCCAGCACAgcgaggagctgcagggattcAGTGCCActccctctgctgtccctctggCCGTGTCCCCGCGCTGTCACAGCTGTCACACGGTGAGTAACGATGAGATCCTTTTATTAAGGAGTTTAGAAAGTCCACATGTACAGCTTTGGACACACTCACACACGACCTAGACTTCACAGCACTGCTACACACCACGGCctggcccagggctgctctggaaggTCCACGGCCACATCCCAGCCCCGCGGTCACCCCTGCCCAccccttcccagggaggtgtcaCCACAGATGGGTTTAACCTAATCCAGGGCCATGGAGCAATGCTTGAGCTCTTGGGAATAATCCTGGGAAATCCTGCGTCTTGGCATGGATTAAAAACCTCTCGTGCAAGTCAAAACAAATCTCTGGGGGGTCCTGGGTGACACAGGCGGCTACACAAGGATGTGCTACCAACAAACCAACGTACAACATTCCCTCCCTGGCATGACCAGGGGAGGGGTCTGGGGGGGGATGAGCCTTCCCACCCAGCACATGGTTCCATGTGCATTCCTGCCCAAAGCATCAGAAAACCCAGCCACAGCTAACCCACCGAAATAACTGATCGAAAAGTAAAGATGGGTGCAGGCAGAACTTTTCCAGAAAGGTCCAGTGGACTGCAGGAAGCTCCTTGGAAGCTGTCAGGGCTCCTGCTGTTGTGCTGAGAAATGCCACTGCTGAGTTCCCCCAGTGCCCATCGTTCTGGGCATGGATGGAGTGCTCAGAGCTGAGTGCCCTTGGctcagagctctccctgccctgagggctctgcaggatCTCTCTGGCAGAGTAAAAGCTGTGGTGATCCCAGTGCATGGTTTGTCTGTTTCTCTGTCagggcagacagacagacactcaCCCAGTGGGTGAGAGATCTTGTCCAGCACAAGATCCGAGGTGGggaaggcttaaaaaaaaaaggagattcaCAGAGGGAAGTACAAACCTGGCACAGTTGGGAAGCTGAGCCTTTGATCTCCCCGTGCTTTAAGCTCCCCTGGAAATGGAGACAGGAAGAgttttcctcccctcctcagTCCATCTGTCTGTCTGATGCTGTTTCTtggggcagggctctgctgtaGCACAGGCAGAGAATGCTGTAAAGGGTGGCAGGGCTctgtctgtcccctcccctctcGGTCCAGAGTCTGATCACATTTGGTTCTCAGTTTTTTTGGACAAAATCCCCCATTTGAGTCCTTCCAGGGAGCTAGCAGGAGACATCAGTCCCacggcagctcctgcctgggctggctggtGCTACTGCCCGGTTATCAGGGCCCTGCAGATGCTAAGCCCCACTCGGGGCTCCTCTTTTGCAAAACCTTAACAGGATTTGAGGAAATGAAAGGCTTTGGATATCTGCAGGTGCCCAGCCAGTGCCACAGCTCAGAGTGCAGTGTCCAggccagcagtgagcagagggGGCTCACTGGGAGATGGAGCTGAGCCGCCCCAAGGGTCTGGGGAAGGTCACAGCCTTTGCATGGTGAAAGTCTGATGTGAATCCAGTGGGTCTGGTTGGGAGGGAGGGGCTGTGaactgcaggcagagctgtgttgGGAAGTGAGCCTTCCTcgcctcctcctcttccttgctgtgctccctgtttgcccagcactgccaaagcagctctgtgctgagctcagTTCTGGGTGTGCGTCCTTGCAGCGCTGCTCTGGCTCACTTTGGGGTGTCCTGGCCAGCTGGGGGGCTCCAGgagccaggacagggacagtggggagTAAGGAGCTGGTGGTTGTCCCTCCCCAGCCgcgctgctcctgcaggggcaggggagaACGTTCTGCAGCCCAAGGAGGAATTGCTGGCACGTCAGGCTTCCCCAGCTGAGCCTCCCCATCACCAGTAGCACCAtgggggagctggagcagcctcatCCCAGTCCTGTGGCTTTGGGGGGCTGGGGTTCCCCACAACAATGCCCCCAGCCCTTTGCCCGCTTGGTGAGCCCACTGCCAGGTGtcagtgcccagggcagaggtgaCCAGAGGTGCTcagcctgcctgggctgctgcatccctccctcctccatcctttccttcctgctgggCACCTCTGCCCAAACACCTGCAACCTCTGTgccccagccaggagcacagGCCGTGGGTCACACTCTGGCCAGGACGCCTGGTCGTGGCAGTGGGAAGCTAAACTCTGACAACACCTCTGGGTGCCCAGGAGCCAAAGTCACCCTCAGTGGCAGCAGATGCTCCCCAGGAGCCCCTCAGAGGTGGGCAAGCCCTcggagaggatgaggagggtggcagctgagggagtgggtctgcagggagctggggaggggcaggggagCGGGCACGGTGAGGGGGGCAGATGCCATCAGCTAATTCTCCTCGCGGATGGGCCGGATCTTCATCTCGGTGAACTTGAGCGAGTACTGCCAGCCGGTCCAGGAGGACCACTCGATGCCGTCGGCGTAGGAGCTGTGGTGGC encodes:
- the QRFP gene encoding orexigenic neuropeptide QRFP, whose product is MRARYSLSCLFLLSLGACFPPGERWEPAQPGEGAPLGPGWHTEGRGAGWRAAPKRRRSEEERDALLSIARELLGTRPGRSGGPEALPAGGEKRSGALGSLAEELTGYNRKKGGFTFRFGR